The sequence GCAGGATGGCGAAATTGGTTGCACAAAACCATGTGCCCGACCTGAATGTGCTCGGTTCGGCTGAGCAGGGCGGTTGCCAGAGTCCACGCCTCGAGCGAGGGATAGTCGGGCGCGCCGGGTCCGTAGAGGTGGTCGTAGAGCCACAACGAGTCGATTCCGAGTTCCTCGCAGCGCAGTGCGCGGTGGAGAACATCGGCGTAGCTGAATCCCATCTGGGGTAGGTACACCCCGATTTCGGCCCTTGTCATGCGTGAAGTTCCAGCCTTCCGTGAGTGATGGTCGTGGCGCCGCCTGCGACGGCGTCGAATGCGAAGCAACGGTCTTCGATGCCATAGGCGTTCACCGTCAGCTCGCAGTCCAACGGTGTAGGGGAGGCGAACCGGACCGCCACCCGGGATACGCGGCTCGGGTCGTCGACGCCGAGCAGGGCGAGCAGTCGGTGCGTGCAGATCGCCATGGTGCACAGGCCGTGTGCGAAGACGAACTCGAAGCCCGCCGCACGCGCGACCTCGATGTCAAAATGGTGTGGCGACCAGTCGCCGGAGACCTCGGCGTAGCGGTGTGCAGTCTGCTCGTCGATGTGGACGGTGGTCGACCCGAGAGCGCTTCGGCGGGCGGCGTCGGGAAAGCGATGACCAGCGGGCATGGTCCCTAGATCGGGTAGGCCGTCGAGTCCGAGCAGCACCATCGTCCACCACTGCTCTACGGCGACCACGCCGTCGGTGTCGACCTGTTCCAGATGCACGGCGACCTGCGTGCCGGCTCGCGACGTCCGCATCCCGGTGATCTGCGACCACGTCGTCAACGACTCGCCGGGTTCGAGGCGGCGGTGCGCCACGATGTCGTGGTCGCCATGCACACCGCCACGGACCCGCGCCCAGGCTTCTGCGGGCACATCGCCCCTCACGGCGTTCACGGCATCGAACACCAGAATCACCGGGAACGTCGCGGGAACCACGCGTCCCGCGAGCACCGGAGCGGTGTCGTCGCCGGTGGCGGCGGCATAGGCCGTGATGGTGTCCGGCGCCAATCGGCCGGGATACGGGCCGTGTCGCGCAGGGTTGACCGTCATATGAGTGGCATGGTAACGACATTCTCAACTTTGGAGAAGCTAATTCACGTAAAGGCGGCGGCTGATGAAGTTCACGTTCACCCACCCGATGCACAGCCACCCCTACAACCCCGAACTGGTCACGGGCTCGGGAATCGCGGCCGTCGCGGCCGCGGCCGAGAGTGCGGGCTTTCACGGATTCGGCTTCACTGACCATCCGGCCCCGTCGCAACGGTGGTTGGAGGCAGGCGGGCACGACGCCGTCGACCCGTTCGTCGCGATGGGATACGCCGCCGCACACACCACGACGCTGCGACTGATCCCTAATATCGTGGTTCTGCCGTACCGCAATCCCTTCGTGGTCGCGAAGGCGGGCGCAACGCTGGATCTGCTGTCCGACGGTCGATTCACCCTTGCGGTGGGCGTCGGCTACCTCAAGCGCGAGTTCACCGCACTCGGCGTCGAATTCGACGAACGGGCCGCTCTCGTCGAGGAGGCGCTCGAGGTGATACGTGCTATCTGGACCACCGATGACCTCACCTACGAGGGCCGCCACTTCACCGCGAAGGGCATCACGGCCCACCCGCGCCCGGTCAGTACGCCACATCCACCGATCTGGATCGGCGGCAACACCGCGGCCGCCCGTCGGCGCGTCGCGGTTCACGGTGACGGCTGGTGCCCGTTCCCCGCGCCGGCGATGCTCGCTCAGACAGCCCGCACAGCGTCGCTCGAGTCGGTGGAGGGGCTCGCCGACGGCATCGACGACCTCAAGCGCCGGTTGGACTCCGCGGGTCGGGACTGGTCGACGATCGACATCACGTTCACCAACATCGGCGGCGGCAACCCGGCCGACGTCGACTTCAACGCCGACGCCTACCTGTCGGCGCTCGAGAAGCTCGCAGCGGTCGGGGTCACCTGGGTGCAGGTCACAGTGCCCGGCGACAGCCTTGCGCACGCGGTCGATGTCATCGAACGTTTCGGCAGCTCGGTCATCCGGGCCGCCTAGCGCTCACCGGTAGGCGGTGACCCGGCCGACGAGCGCGATCTGACCGTCGGCGCCGATCGCCTGCGCTTCGGCGACCCCGCTGCGCCTGCCGACTCGCAGCGCCGTTGCGGCATAACGCGATTGGTCGCCGCTGAAGAACTGCCGCAGGAAGTTCACCCGTAACGACGCGGTGTTCAAGGGGTGTTCGGGTCGGTCGGCGTTCAGGGCGGCGCACGCCGCGAGCTCGAGCCCGGCCGCGGCCACCCCGCCGTGCACGATCGCGAGGCTGTTGTTCAGCACCGGATTGGGTTGCTGGTGAATCACCGATGAGCCGTTGTCGTGCCCGAGGCGCAGCGCCATGATCTCGCCGAGCTCGGTCGGCCGTTGACCTGTCTCGGGCTCGGGCCATTCCTGCGGAAATTCGCCTGGATGTTTGACGTAAACCGACCGGACCGTGCCGACGCCGATGACCTCATCGTCCAGTGCGAGCTCACACATGCCGAACGCGGACGAGGCCCTTGTGCCGATGGGCCGCCCGGTGGCGACCACGGGTACGTCGGGGCCTTGCGCGATGACGGTCAACGCGGTCGGAGTCAGCTCGAGCGACAACTCGCTGGACACGGTCCACTCGTCGTCGGCGCGGCGGTAGTGGTTGACCAGCCCCGCGACGTGGTCGACCAACACCGCGAGCGGTCCGGCGGTCGGTGTCAAGGTCGCCGGGTTGACCAAGCCCTTCACCGGCATCGAGCTGACGAACGGATCGGGGCTGTCCACAAGGTTGGCGATGCCGAACCGGCCAAGGGCGGTATTGGTTCCGTAAAGCAGCGGCGCTTCGGTCATTTCATCACCCGGCCGGCGGCCCTACCGATCAACCGCCGCAGCCGGGGCGAGACATACACCGCGACAACGCCGTTGAAGATGTCCTCGCGCAGCCGGGTCAGCGTCGAGCTCGTGATGAGCCACTTCCCTTCGAGTTTCTCGTAGGTCTCGGCATAGTGTCCGTAGCCGCGTAGGTTCACGGCGGGCCCGAAGCGGACGACATCTTCGAGCGCCCACACGCCGCGCGCGCTGGTGGTCGACGTCAGCTCGATCTCGGGCGCGTGGACCTGATGCACCGTGGCCTGGTTCCGCAGGCCTTTGCGGGAGAAGGCGACGAATTCGTCGGCGCCGCGGATGATCTTGCCGCCCGCCTGCGACGTGTCGCTGAGGAAATCGTCGCTGAACAACTTCCGCCACGCGTCCCAGTCTTTGCTGTCCAGAAGCCGACAGTAGCGGGCCTTGAGCTGCTTGATCGCCTCGATCTCCAGCAGCGCAGTGGCGTCGTCCATGAGCAGAGAGTGACAGTTGGCTAGACAATTGTAAAGTTGGCGTGGCGACTCTGCGGGGTCGGCCATGCGACGTGGTCGCCGCTAAGGGATGAGCTTGAGCGGCATGCGTTCGTGGCGCCGAATGACATTGTTGAGCGCCCACGTCGGCTCCGCCGTCAGCTCGATCCGTTCGACGCGCTCGAGCAGCGCGCGCAGCATCGCCGACGTCTCCAGTCGCGCCAGACTCTGTCCGGCGCACGCGTGTGCTCCCTGCCCGAAGCCGAGATGGCGGTTGGCGTCGCGGCGGATGTCGAAGGTGTCCGGGTCGTCCCACTCGCGTTCGTCGCGGTTCGCCGACGCATACAGCACCAAAAGGCGCGCGCCCGCCGGGATTCGGACATCGGCGATCTCCGTGTCACACCGTGCGTGACGCGCGAACGCTCGCAGCGGAGCCTCGTATCGGACGACCTCGTTGACCGCGTTGTTGATCAGCGAGGGATCATCCTTGAGCGTCTGCCACTGCTCGGGGTGTGTCGCGAACAGATACAGCGCGCTGGAGATGGCGCTGATGGTGGTGTCCAGCGACGGCGCGATGTAGTCGATCATCAGCGGCGCGCATTCATCATGCGACAGCTCGCCGGCATCCGCGGCGATGAGCAGCTCATGGGCCATACTGCCCTCGATCACGCTCCGTTGACGGACCACCCGTTTGGCGAACCAAAGCATCTGCAGGGAGGCGGGGGTTGACTTCACGGCCTGCTTGTTCAACGGGCCAAGGACGTCGAAAGTGGCCGCGCCCCAGCGCAATAGCTTGTCGCGTTTGTCGCGCGGCCAGCCGACCAGGTCGGGTACCACCGCGTGCGGTAGCGCAGAGGCCACGTCGTTGACGCCGTCCACCTCGCCCCGCTCGACGGCTGCGGTGACGACATCGGCGGCGAGCTGGTCGACGTTGTCGCTGATGTCCCGCAGTGCGCGGGGCAGCATCCGGTGGGCCACCAGCTTGCGTCGCCGATCGTGTTCGGCGCCGTCGCTGATGAGCGTCGTGCCGCGGGACAGCCGATTGGTGAACGGGTTCAGCGCCACACCCTTGCCCGATACGAAGGTCTGGTCGTCGCGCAGAACCGCCTTGCATTCGGCGAACCGGGGAAGCGCATAGAGCCGGTGCCTGGACAGCCATACCACCGGACCCTGCTTGCGCATTCGCGCGTAGTGCGGATATGGATCGACGATCGCGGCGGGGGTATAGATGTTCGCCGGATACACCGGCACGCCGTTCGGCGCCGTGATGCGCATCATCGTTCCCCTCGGGCAGGCGTGAATGTCGGTGTTGAGCCACACAATCTGTCGATGTTCCGGCCTGCCCGCATCACGGTGCGGTCCGGCCGCACCACCGCAGCCGTCGAATGGCTGCGGTGCAGCCAGTCGGCGAGTTCTGTTCCGGCCGCCGCGAAATAAACCACCGTGCCACGCTTCTCGAGGTCTGCGCGTCGCGAGGCGTCGACGGGCACAGCTGAGATGAGCGCGAAGCCGTTTCCGACACTGTCGTCGAGTCGACGGCCTTCAGACAGCACCGGGTTCGGGCAGAGGGTGCCTGTCAGTGACCCGTGCCTGCGTGCTGGGCGAACCATTGCGGAGCGGTGCAGTGCCGGGGTCCTGCTGTCGACGACCTTGTCGCGAAGGCCCGGAATGTGGTGCAGCCGCGGAACGACCATGCGCCGAACCAGATCGCCGAACTCGCCGCCGGCGGTCATCGACCGCCCGACGTTGAGCGCGAGCCTGATCAAGACGCGGGTGTGCGGCTTGCGTTCCTGCTCGTAGCTGTCCAGAACGTTCTCGGGAAGCTCACCGGCGAGAACACCCGCCAGCTTCCACGACAGGTTCATCGCATCACGAAGCCCCGCACCCATGCCCTGCCCGATGAACGGCGGAGTGAGGTGTGCAGCGTCTCCGAGCAGGAAGACGTTGTCGCGCCGCCATTTGTCGGCGATCTGCGCCCGAAAGGTGTACTCAGTGACACGGATCAGGTCGAGTTGGTCGTCGCGGGCAACAGCTGTCCACGGTGCGATCAGCGGTCGTAGTTGCGTCAGGCTCGCGTAGTCCTCGACGGTTTCGCCGGGCAGCAACCGGAACTCCCAGCGGTAGCGGGTGTCTCCTATCCGCATGTACGTGCCCGCACGTACCGGATCGCACACCTGGTGCACGCCCTCCCACTGGTGGAGGTCGACCTCGGTGGCGACGTCGACGACGAGCCAACGTTGCTCGAACTTGAGATCTCTCATACACGAGCCTATTTCGCCGCGCACCACGCTGTTGGCGCCGTCGCAGCCCAGCACGTAGGCGGCGTCGATGGTGTGCTCGTGACCGTTGACGCGGTCGCTGTACGTCACCCGCACGCAGCCATCTTCGTGATCGGCGATGCCGGTGACTTCGGCATCGGGACGAAGAGTTGCACGCGGATACCGTTTGAGGTTGGTCCGCAGCAGCGCCTCGAACTCCGGCTGGTCGAACATGTTGGCCTGCGGGAATCCGTTCACACTGTGAGCGGTGTTGCGGCGGAATTCGGCCAGCACGCGCATGGTGTTGTCCAGCAGTCGAAGACCGTGCGCCGGGCGCGAGATCGCGGCGAATTCCTCGGCGATGCCCAACCTCGCGACGATGCGGTAGATCTCGTCGTCGAGGTGCACGGCGCGCGGCTGCGGGTAGACGTCGGCCCATCGGTCGAGCACGACGGTCTCGACGCCGTACTGCGCCAGCAGGGTTGCGGCGGTGATGCCCGTCGGGCCCGCGCCGACGATCACGACCGGGATGCGGGAGTGCGTCACCCGTACCTCACGACGGCGCGCTGTGAGCCCAGGTCGATGGCGCCGTCGTCGGTCGCGATCACCGATTCCACGACATCGCCGTCATGCAGGTACTTGGTGTTGCCTGCCTGGCGCTTGAAGAACGCCTTCCACTTCACGGCGGGTGGCAGCAGGTTACCGATGATCTCGATCGGCTTCGCAGGTGCGCTGAGCGCGGTGCCTGCCGGGGTGCCGGTCATCACCAGATCGCCCGCATCGAGGGGTTGGAATCGGGTCAGCGCCTGCAGCGCCTGTAGCGGGCGGTAGATCATGTCGCCGTCGACGACCATGTCCTGTCGGACCTCGCCGTTGACCCGCAGCTGCAGCCGCAGATCGCCGAAGCGCTTGAGCTCGTCAGCATCCAGGAGGACGAGCGCGGGTCCGACCGGCGTGAAGGTGGGGTAGGACTTCGCTTCGTAGAACTGGGTCTGGGGAAGTTGGATGTCCCGTGCGGACACGTCGTTGGTGACGACGAGTCCGGCGACGTAGTCGGCCAGATTCGCCTCGGTGACCGTTGCGCCAACGGGCAGCTCGCGCGCCATCACGAGACCGATCTCGACCTCGTAGTCCAAAAATCGGACGTGCGGCGGCTTGACGATGTCATCATGCGGCCCGCTGATCGACCCGGACGACTTGCGGAAGAACGTCAACGGGATGGACTTCGGGTTCATTCCGGCGTCGGTGACGTGCGAGGCGTAGTTCGTCATCTGCGCCACGACGCGGCACGGCGCAGTGACCGGTGACCGCAACTCCAGCGTCTCGACGGGCACGATGTCGCTGCTATGCGCCGCGGCCTCGATGGCGGACCGGTCGGTGAGTAGTTCACGGGTGGTGCGCGCCGTCGTCGCGATTTGTGCTGCGCCAGTCGCGGTTTGAGCCCACCATGCGTCGGCGGTGCGGAGAATGGAAGTGGTCACGAACTGGCTACTTTCAGAAGGCCGCGCAGGCGGGTGAGGGTGAACTCGTTGTCGCTACGGAGTGCGTTGACGACGGAGAGCGCTTCATGGGGAAGCGCCTTGGGCGTAATACCGAGGAAGTCCTTGGTGACCGGAGGGCCCCATTGAGCGAGGCCGGTGGCCGTGAACGGCGCCCAGCCGGGCTCGAGCCTGTTGTCGAACATGTCGCCGTCGGCGAAATGCTCGACGAGGAAGCCGTCCGGATCGCGCCAGTAGTCGAACAGCTGGCTGCCCTGAATGTGGCGGCCGATTCCCCAGGACCGGAAATACCCGCTGTCCCTGAGGTATTCGCCGCCCGCGGCGAGCGCGTCGAGATCGCACACCTGGTATGCCGAGTGCACGTATCGATTGCTGGGCCCCAACGCCAGGGCGACGGTGTGGTGGTCGGCGGGGACCGAGCCGCGATCGCAGCGGATGAAGCTCATCACCGGCCCGCGGGCGCGCTGGCCCGGGTAGAAGAGGAAGTCGCTGACGATCATTCCGAGGGTGTCGAGGTAGAAGTCAAGCGCCTCAAGATATTTGGTGGTCTGCAGGACGACGTGGCCGAGCCGCTGGACGCCTGCGGGTATCCGCGGCGGGCGTTGGGTGGCGTTGGTGCGATTGAGTTGGTGGCCGACGTTGACCACGAGCGGCTGCTGCGGGGTGAGCTCGGGCAACTCGTGTGTGCCCGCGACCACCCGAACCGGCAAGCCGCCCGGGTCGATCAGGTGGACGGAGATGCCTCCGATCGATTCCGGCATTGGCGTGGCCCCCGCTCCAGTGGCTTCGGCCAGTCGGAGGACGTCGACCTCGTCGACCGCCTTGAACGCCGTTCCTACGAAGCGCGACCTGGCGCCGCGTCGCAGCAGTACGCACGGCGTGCCGGCGTCCGTGCCGCGCAGCTGGAGCTCGTCGGGCGTGCGCAGCACGGTGGTGAAGCCGAATGCCCGAGCGAACGCCTCAGCGCCGTCCAGGTCGGGCTTCTCGAACTCGAGCCACGCGATGTCGGTGACCTTGATGACCGGATTGCGCCCACGACCGGTGTGCTCGCCGGGTAGTGCACCCTGCTCGCTATGCAGCTCGTTGTGGGCGCCTACGGTGCCGCTCATCGGAACCTCCTCAAGAAGTTGACGAAATCGTCACATGCCGGGATCGCATCAGTCAACTCTTTCTGACGAAATCCTCAAAACTGACTACCCCTGCTACCGTAGGAGGGTGACCGATCCGTCCGAGGCGCCCGTCAACCGCCTCGAGCGCCGCAAGCAGCGCACCCGCGCCGCGCTCGTCAAGGCTGCTCAGAGCTTCATTGCCGCGGGCAAGGTCAATGTTCCGGTTCTCGAGATCACCCAGGCCGCCGACGTCGGCATGGGGTCGTTCTACAACCACTTCGACAGCAAGGAGCAGTTGTTCGAAGCCGCCGTCGCCGAGGTGCTCGATGCCCACGGCGCGCTGCTGGACCACCTGACCTCGTCGATCGACGACCCCGCGGAGACCTTCGCGAGCAGTTTCCGGCTCACCGGGCGGCTCTTCCGCAGGCGCCCGCAGGAGAGCCAGATCCTGCTGGCCAACGGGATCGCGCTGCTGTCGTCGGACCTCGGGTTGGCGCCGCGCGCGCTGCGTGACATCGAAGCGGCCGTGCGAGCGAGGCGATTCACGATCGACGACCCCGAATTGGCGCTTTCGGTCGCGGGCGGTGCCCTTCTCGGGCTGGGCAACTTGCTTCGCAATCAACCCGACCGCGACGACGGGGCCGCGGCCGACGCAGTGACCGAGGACGTTCTGCGGCTGTTCGGCCTGCCCGCCGACGAGGCCCGTGAGATCTGCCGCCGACCCCTACCCGACCTGGACGGTCTGGAGCTACCCGACTCCGCGGCCTGATTTGTCGGTGCGAGCGCTACCTCATGCCCGACGAAAAATTTTGACACCAGGGGCGATCATGGCGATGACCAGGGCGAACGCGGCGTAGAGCCGCCCTGAAACCCTCATGCGCGATTTGCGCCGGACGCCTATGTCGGGCTTTCATATCTTGTTATGCCTGAATTGGACCGTCGCAGCATGATGTATCTGTCGGGACTCGGCCTCCTGTCGGCGGCTGTACCGCTACCGAAAGCTGGAGCAGCCTCGACCTACGTATTCGAGGACAACTTCGACGGACCTGCGGGTTCGGCGCCCGACGGCTCGAAGTGGATGATCTCCAAGGCCCGCGAGTCGATGCAGGACCCGACGTTCTGGGAGTTGCCCGAAAACGTCGGCCAGTACCGCGACGACCGCCGCAACGTGTACGTGGACGGCAAGTCCAACCTCGTCATCAAGGCGTTCAAAGAGGGCAACACGTATTACGGCGGCAAGATCAACACCAGGTGGGAAGGGACCATCGGCCACACCTGGGAGGCCCGCATCAAGTTCGAGTGCCTGACCCCCGGTGCGTGGCCCGCATTCTGGTTGTCCAGTGACGCCAACGGCGAGATCGACATCATCGAGTGGTACGGCAACGGCGAGTGGGCGTCCGGCACCACCGTCCATACCCTGGCCAACGGCTCCGAGTTCGCTACCCACAATCTCGCGGTGGACACCGCGTGGCACACCTGGCGAGTCAAGTGGGACGAATCCGGCATGAGCTTCTGGCAGGACTACACCGAGGGCGCGGCACCGTACTTCACCGTTCCGGCGAACTCGCTGGGGGATTGGGCGTTCAACAACCCGGGCTACAAGCTGTATCCGATCTTGAACCTCGCGATCGCCGGTTCCGGTGGCGGGGACCCCAGCGGCGGCACCTATCCCTGCCAGATGCTCGTCGACTGGATTCGCGTCTGGTAGTCGCGATTTCGGCGCGCGCAGTCACGCTCAGCGTGACCCAGCGCGCCGAAATCACCAGCTCGGGAGTTCGGCCACGACGTCGGCACGGGTGGTGTCGAACGCGAAATGCCCCCTGAGAGGCTCGGTTTCGGGCAGCGGATCGTCATAGCTCCATGCGACGTCGTCGACGACGGAGTCGCCGATCACCGCCGACCAGTACGTGGCCCAGCCCTTGTAATTGCAGTAGCTGCTGGTTTCCGAACGTCGCAACACATCGGTGCGCACATGTGACGGCGCGACGTAGAGCAGCGGTGCAAGCGCCGTCTCGAAGACGATCATCGTGTCCGAGGTGTCGACAAGCGTCGTGCCGCCGACGGTGACCCGCAGCGCGCGGCTCGTCGGGCGGCAGTCGACTCGGTGGTAGGGGTTCGGCGGGTAGTGGACGAGGGTGCGTCCCTCTTCGACCCAGGTGTCCACCGCGTCCCACGCGACGTGCACGTATCCCGGCGCCTCCGCGACGGGTTCGTGGGGGAGGCCGCCGACCACGTCGGGCGGGAACGCGAACTGCAGTGGTCGTCCGGCCCGATGCACGAGCAGCGCCCGTTCCGTATCGAGCACTACTGAGCCGTCGCGCAACGCCTGGACGCGACGCGGGTGGGGTTCGACGAACACCACGTCGTCGGGCAGCGGCGGTGCGAACCAGCCGGCGGGATCCTTGCTCAACGGACCGCGTCCGGTGACGAGACTCATTCCCAAAGCCTGACAAAAGACCGGCCAACCGTCACGCTCCGGGTGTCACTTTCCCCGAAGCGGCCTGCGGTGGCCTCATAGAGAGTCAAATGGCGGGGTACATGTGTCGGTGTGTCGGGGGTTGACGACGGATTGGGGTGGGCGTGAAACGACTCAACGGCGTGGACGCCTTGATGCTGTACATCGAAACACCCGAGGTCCACATGCACACGCTCAAGATCGGCATCCTCGATGTGTCTGGCCTGGGCGGATTCAGCTTCGACCTTTTCCGTCAGGTCGCGTTCCCGCGGCTGGCGGCCATGGCGCCGCTTCGCTATCAGCTCGTCGACATCCCGATGAAGCTGCATCACCCGATGTGGGTGATCAACGAAGAGATCGATTTCGACTATCACGTCCGTCCGATCCGGGTGCCCGCCCCTGGTGGACGTCGTGAGCTGGACCAGCTGATCGGCGAGATCGCCAGCACGCCGTTGGACCGCAGTCGACCACTGTGGGAGATGTACGTCGCCGAGGGTTTGGCAGACGACCGCATCGCGATCATTCACAAGGTCCACCATGTGCTTGCTGACGGGACGGCGTCGGCGAACCAGAT is a genomic window of Mycobacterium sp. ITM-2016-00318 containing:
- a CDS encoding MaoC/PaaZ C-terminal domain-containing protein, whose protein sequence is MTVNPARHGPYPGRLAPDTITAYAAATGDDTAPVLAGRVVPATFPVILVFDAVNAVRGDVPAEAWARVRGGVHGDHDIVAHRRLEPGESLTTWSQITGMRTSRAGTQVAVHLEQVDTDGVVAVEQWWTMVLLGLDGLPDLGTMPAGHRFPDAARRSALGSTTVHIDEQTAHRYAEVSGDWSPHHFDIEVARAAGFEFVFAHGLCTMAICTHRLLALLGVDDPSRVSRVAVRFASPTPLDCELTVNAYGIEDRCFAFDAVAGGATTITHGRLELHA
- a CDS encoding LLM class F420-dependent oxidoreductase, whose protein sequence is MKFTFTHPMHSHPYNPELVTGSGIAAVAAAAESAGFHGFGFTDHPAPSQRWLEAGGHDAVDPFVAMGYAAAHTTTLRLIPNIVVLPYRNPFVVAKAGATLDLLSDGRFTLAVGVGYLKREFTALGVEFDERAALVEEALEVIRAIWTTDDLTYEGRHFTAKGITAHPRPVSTPHPPIWIGGNTAAARRRVAVHGDGWCPFPAPAMLAQTARTASLESVEGLADGIDDLKRRLDSAGRDWSTIDITFTNIGGGNPADVDFNADAYLSALEKLAAVGVTWVQVTVPGDSLAHAVDVIERFGSSVIRAA
- a CDS encoding PaaI family thioesterase, which produces MTEAPLLYGTNTALGRFGIANLVDSPDPFVSSMPVKGLVNPATLTPTAGPLAVLVDHVAGLVNHYRRADDEWTVSSELSLELTPTALTVIAQGPDVPVVATGRPIGTRASSAFGMCELALDDEVIGVGTVRSVYVKHPGEFPQEWPEPETGQRPTELGEIMALRLGHDNGSSVIHQQPNPVLNNSLAIVHGGVAAAGLELAACAALNADRPEHPLNTASLRVNFLRQFFSGDQSRYAATALRVGRRSGVAEAQAIGADGQIALVGRVTAYR
- a CDS encoding nuclear transport factor 2 family protein; its protein translation is MDDATALLEIEAIKQLKARYCRLLDSKDWDAWRKLFSDDFLSDTSQAGGKIIRGADEFVAFSRKGLRNQATVHQVHAPEIELTSTTSARGVWALEDVVRFGPAVNLRGYGHYAETYEKLEGKWLITSSTLTRLREDIFNGVVAVYVSPRLRRLIGRAAGRVMK
- a CDS encoding cytochrome P450, whose translation is MRITAPNGVPVYPANIYTPAAIVDPYPHYARMRKQGPVVWLSRHRLYALPRFAECKAVLRDDQTFVSGKGVALNPFTNRLSRGTTLISDGAEHDRRRKLVAHRMLPRALRDISDNVDQLAADVVTAAVERGEVDGVNDVASALPHAVVPDLVGWPRDKRDKLLRWGAATFDVLGPLNKQAVKSTPASLQMLWFAKRVVRQRSVIEGSMAHELLIAADAGELSHDECAPLMIDYIAPSLDTTISAISSALYLFATHPEQWQTLKDDPSLINNAVNEVVRYEAPLRAFARHARCDTEIADVRIPAGARLLVLYASANRDEREWDDPDTFDIRRDANRHLGFGQGAHACAGQSLARLETSAMLRALLERVERIELTAEPTWALNNVIRRHERMPLKLIP
- a CDS encoding bifunctional 3-(3-hydroxy-phenyl)propionate/3-hydroxycinnamic acid hydroxylase; the encoded protein is MTHSRIPVVIVGAGPTGITAATLLAQYGVETVVLDRWADVYPQPRAVHLDDEIYRIVARLGIAEEFAAISRPAHGLRLLDNTMRVLAEFRRNTAHSVNGFPQANMFDQPEFEALLRTNLKRYPRATLRPDAEVTGIADHEDGCVRVTYSDRVNGHEHTIDAAYVLGCDGANSVVRGEIGSCMRDLKFEQRWLVVDVATEVDLHQWEGVHQVCDPVRAGTYMRIGDTRYRWEFRLLPGETVEDYASLTQLRPLIAPWTAVARDDQLDLIRVTEYTFRAQIADKWRRDNVFLLGDAAHLTPPFIGQGMGAGLRDAMNLSWKLAGVLAGELPENVLDSYEQERKPHTRVLIRLALNVGRSMTAGGEFGDLVRRMVVPRLHHIPGLRDKVVDSRTPALHRSAMVRPARRHGSLTGTLCPNPVLSEGRRLDDSVGNGFALISAVPVDASRRADLEKRGTVVYFAAAGTELADWLHRSHSTAAVVRPDRTVMRAGRNIDRLCGSTPTFTPARGER
- a CDS encoding fumarylacetoacetate hydrolase family protein codes for the protein MTTSILRTADAWWAQTATGAAQIATTARTTRELLTDRSAIEAAAHSSDIVPVETLELRSPVTAPCRVVAQMTNYASHVTDAGMNPKSIPLTFFRKSSGSISGPHDDIVKPPHVRFLDYEVEIGLVMARELPVGATVTEANLADYVAGLVVTNDVSARDIQLPQTQFYEAKSYPTFTPVGPALVLLDADELKRFGDLRLQLRVNGEVRQDMVVDGDMIYRPLQALQALTRFQPLDAGDLVMTGTPAGTALSAPAKPIEIIGNLLPPAVKWKAFFKRQAGNTKYLHDGDVVESVIATDDGAIDLGSQRAVVRYG
- a CDS encoding VOC family protein, which gives rise to MSGTVGAHNELHSEQGALPGEHTGRGRNPVIKVTDIAWLEFEKPDLDGAEAFARAFGFTTVLRTPDELQLRGTDAGTPCVLLRRGARSRFVGTAFKAVDEVDVLRLAEATGAGATPMPESIGGISVHLIDPGGLPVRVVAGTHELPELTPQQPLVVNVGHQLNRTNATQRPPRIPAGVQRLGHVVLQTTKYLEALDFYLDTLGMIVSDFLFYPGQRARGPVMSFIRCDRGSVPADHHTVALALGPSNRYVHSAYQVCDLDALAAGGEYLRDSGYFRSWGIGRHIQGSQLFDYWRDPDGFLVEHFADGDMFDNRLEPGWAPFTATGLAQWGPPVTKDFLGITPKALPHEALSVVNALRSDNEFTLTRLRGLLKVASS
- a CDS encoding TetR/AcrR family transcriptional regulator — protein: MTDPSEAPVNRLERRKQRTRAALVKAAQSFIAAGKVNVPVLEITQAADVGMGSFYNHFDSKEQLFEAAVAEVLDAHGALLDHLTSSIDDPAETFASSFRLTGRLFRRRPQESQILLANGIALLSSDLGLAPRALRDIEAAVRARRFTIDDPELALSVAGGALLGLGNLLRNQPDRDDGAAADAVTEDVLRLFGLPADEAREICRRPLPDLDGLELPDSAA
- a CDS encoding family 16 glycosylhydrolase, which encodes MPELDRRSMMYLSGLGLLSAAVPLPKAGAASTYVFEDNFDGPAGSAPDGSKWMISKARESMQDPTFWELPENVGQYRDDRRNVYVDGKSNLVIKAFKEGNTYYGGKINTRWEGTIGHTWEARIKFECLTPGAWPAFWLSSDANGEIDIIEWYGNGEWASGTTVHTLANGSEFATHNLAVDTAWHTWRVKWDESGMSFWQDYTEGAAPYFTVPANSLGDWAFNNPGYKLYPILNLAIAGSGGGDPSGGTYPCQMLVDWIRVW
- a CDS encoding DUF427 domain-containing protein, coding for MSLVTGRGPLSKDPAGWFAPPLPDDVVFVEPHPRRVQALRDGSVVLDTERALLVHRAGRPLQFAFPPDVVGGLPHEPVAEAPGYVHVAWDAVDTWVEEGRTLVHYPPNPYHRVDCRPTSRALRVTVGGTTLVDTSDTMIVFETALAPLLYVAPSHVRTDVLRRSETSSYCNYKGWATYWSAVIGDSVVDDVAWSYDDPLPETEPLRGHFAFDTTRADVVAELPSW